The Carnobacterium mobile DSM 4848 genome includes a window with the following:
- the glgA gene encoding glycogen synthase GlgA, with amino-acid sequence MALKVLFAAAECAPFFKTGGLGDVAGALPKELKKQGIDVRVVLPFHTTMAQEYQEQLEDVVQFEVKVGWRNQFCGLKKLVKDDVTYYFIDNLYYFDRPSLYGFDDDGERFAFFSQAVCEMMEKIDFIPEVLHVNDWHTAIVPVLLKDKYQWIKAYQGIKTMLTIHNLQFQGIYGQLVLSDWYGIGYNTFHEEGLKYYEDVNTLKGGIFFADQVTTVSPTYAAEIQTAAFGENLEGVLRQNNYKLSGILNGIDYEVFDPQTDKKIQGHFSLDDLSGKAVDKALLQKRVGLPVEPNVPVMSMVSRLTAQKGCHLLQEKMEELMQRDVQVLILGTGELEYEDSFRYFTARYPDKFKAVIDFDVTLAQQIYAGSDLFIMPSAFEPCGLSQLYSLRYGTLPIVHETGGLKDTVIPYNAFTGEGTGFSFYDYRGEVMLETIDQALTVYYDEPKVWQSLVKQAMREDNSWEKSAAVYIEHYQSL; translated from the coding sequence ATGGCACTAAAAGTATTATTTGCAGCAGCTGAATGTGCTCCCTTCTTTAAAACAGGCGGATTGGGTGATGTAGCGGGAGCTTTGCCGAAAGAATTAAAAAAACAAGGAATCGATGTTCGAGTTGTACTGCCTTTTCATACAACGATGGCCCAAGAATACCAAGAGCAATTGGAAGATGTCGTGCAGTTTGAAGTGAAAGTAGGTTGGCGTAACCAATTTTGCGGATTAAAAAAACTCGTCAAAGATGATGTAACGTATTATTTTATTGATAATCTGTATTATTTTGATCGTCCGAGCCTCTACGGTTTTGATGATGACGGCGAGCGTTTTGCTTTCTTCTCACAAGCCGTCTGTGAAATGATGGAGAAAATCGATTTTATTCCAGAAGTGCTCCATGTAAATGACTGGCATACAGCGATCGTTCCAGTTTTATTGAAAGATAAATACCAATGGATCAAAGCCTATCAAGGAATTAAAACCATGTTGACGATCCATAATCTGCAGTTTCAAGGGATTTATGGACAACTGGTTTTATCCGATTGGTATGGCATCGGCTATAACACGTTTCATGAAGAAGGTCTAAAATATTATGAAGACGTCAACACCTTAAAAGGCGGTATTTTCTTTGCAGATCAGGTAACAACAGTGAGTCCGACTTATGCTGCAGAAATCCAGACAGCAGCTTTTGGGGAAAATCTAGAGGGCGTTTTACGGCAAAATAATTACAAATTAAGCGGCATCTTAAATGGAATCGATTATGAAGTATTCGATCCGCAAACCGATAAAAAAATACAAGGTCATTTTTCGCTTGATGATTTAAGCGGAAAAGCAGTTGATAAAGCCTTGTTGCAAAAACGAGTCGGTTTACCGGTTGAGCCCAATGTCCCTGTGATGTCGATGGTCAGTCGCTTGACTGCTCAAAAAGGGTGTCATTTATTACAAGAAAAAATGGAAGAACTGATGCAGCGTGATGTGCAAGTTTTGATCTTAGGAACTGGCGAATTAGAATACGAAGACAGCTTTCGTTATTTTACTGCGCGTTACCCTGATAAATTCAAAGCGGTCATTGACTTTGACGTTACTTTAGCACAACAAATTTATGCAGGCAGCGACTTGTTTATTATGCCTTCCGCTTTTGAACCCTGTGGTCTTTCACAACTCTATTCACTTCGTTACGGCACATTACCGATCGTACATGAAACAGGCGGGTTGAAAGATACAGTCATTCCTTACAATGCTTTTACAGGAGAAGGGACAGGGTTTAGCTTCTATGACTACCGTGGAGAAGTGATGTTGGAAACAATCGATCAAGCGCTGACCGTTTATTACGATGAGCCTAAAGTATGGCAGTCGCTGGTCAAGCAAGCTATGCGGGAAGACAACAGTTGGGAAAAATCAGCAGCAGTCTATATAGAACATTACCAATCTTTGTAA